One stretch of Bacillota bacterium DNA includes these proteins:
- a CDS encoding SLC45 family MFS transporter: protein MKLNYRRTFLVGLAFMAISTFWQLYDNIIPLILKNTFGLGDTLAGGIMALDNIFALIMLPFFGALSDRIDTPIGRRMPFILFGTALTVVAMLFLPLSDKIGSLPMFMAALFVTLFAISTYRSPAVALMPDITPPPLRSKANAVINLMGALGVVAALVSIRLLVPEGPHPNYLPVFAVIAGFMVLATVVLFLTIKEKKLTAEIKAGDPEPSAATEKSAAKGSSAGMTKPVRRSLIFLLSSVFLWFMAYNGVMTAFSKYAQEVLGLAGGAFANVLLVATVTAVISFIPVGLFASRLGRKRTILFGIIVMFIAFVGGCFFKSYSPLMNILLGMVGLGWAAINVNSYPMVVEMADGANIGRFTGYYYTFSMAGQIVTPVLSGAFLEHIGYWTLFPYAAVFMLLAFCTMMMVKHGDHRPLLPEDKLELLDVVD, encoded by the coding sequence ATGAAACTTAACTATCGGCGGACATTCCTAGTTGGTCTAGCATTCATGGCAATCAGCACATTTTGGCAGCTTTATGATAATATCATTCCTTTGATTTTGAAAAATACCTTTGGACTTGGCGACACTTTGGCAGGAGGCATCATGGCCTTAGACAACATTTTTGCCTTAATCATGCTGCCTTTCTTTGGTGCCCTTTCTGACCGAATTGATACACCGATTGGCAGGAGAATGCCATTCATTCTGTTTGGAACGGCTCTAACCGTAGTTGCAATGCTGTTTTTGCCATTAAGTGATAAAATCGGCAGTTTACCTATGTTTATGGCTGCATTATTTGTTACTTTGTTTGCAATCAGCACCTACCGCTCACCGGCTGTTGCACTGATGCCGGACATTACTCCGCCACCGCTGCGGTCAAAAGCTAATGCTGTGATTAATTTGATGGGCGCGCTGGGTGTGGTTGCTGCTCTGGTATCAATCCGGTTATTAGTACCAGAGGGACCGCATCCTAATTATCTGCCTGTTTTTGCTGTGATTGCAGGCTTCATGGTGCTTGCCACCGTGGTGCTTTTTTTAACGATTAAAGAGAAAAAACTGACTGCTGAGATCAAAGCTGGAGATCCCGAACCGAGCGCTGCGACTGAGAAAAGTGCAGCTAAGGGATCGTCAGCGGGGATGACCAAACCAGTTCGCCGCAGTCTGATCTTTCTGCTGTCGTCAGTGTTTTTATGGTTTATGGCATATAATGGTGTTATGACCGCGTTTTCCAAGTATGCTCAGGAAGTATTAGGTCTGGCTGGCGGTGCATTTGCCAATGTCCTGCTGGTAGCTACAGTAACAGCAGTTATATCATTTATACCGGTTGGATTATTTGCCAGTAGATTGGGGCGGAAGCGCACTATTTTGTTTGGCATTATTGTCATGTTTATTGCTTTTGTCGGTGGCTGCTTCTTCAAAAGCTATTCTCCCCTGATGAATATCCTGCTGGGAATGGTGGGGCTAGGCTGGGCAGCTATTAACGTTAATTCGTACCCAATGGTTGTTGAGATGGCTGATGGAGCTAACATCGGCAGATTTACCGGATATTACTATACTTTTTCGATGGCGGGACAAATCGTTACGCCAGTCCTCTCAGGAGCTTTTTTAGAGCATATCGGCTATTGGACCCTCTTTCCTTATGCTGCGGTATTTATGCTGCTCGCGTTCTGCACCATGATGATGGTAAAACACGGCGATCATAGGCCCCTTCTGCCTGAGGATAAACTAGAACTGCTGGATGTGGTTGATTAA
- a CDS encoding pilus assembly protein, producing MPKLTGFQIKTMAIAAMLLDHIAWAFLDLHSCWGQLLHFLGRITAPTMCFFIVQGYLHTRSVPRYFARLAVFALISHFPYVYFRSGRLTLYPFSVIYTLALGLLAVWCWDKMRNSNWRIPALIGIAVFSTLGDWMYFIPAFCLLFYIYRRDPRQQAFGIGYIAFVIAFAQFFGTLVSGAGIQSALLGSGYHLGIMLSIPLIRLYNGERGGGKFSKWMFYIFYPAHLFILGLILYT from the coding sequence ATGCCAAAACTTACTGGATTTCAAATCAAAACAATGGCCATCGCAGCCATGCTGTTAGACCATATTGCGTGGGCTTTCCTTGACCTTCACTCCTGTTGGGGACAACTTCTACACTTTCTAGGTAGAATAACTGCTCCGACAATGTGTTTTTTTATTGTACAGGGCTATCTCCACACCCGCTCTGTACCAAGATATTTTGCAAGGCTGGCTGTGTTCGCCTTAATCTCCCACTTTCCATACGTCTATTTTCGCAGCGGCAGACTGACTTTATATCCTTTTAGTGTTATTTATACGCTTGCTCTCGGTTTATTGGCAGTGTGGTGCTGGGATAAAATGCGGAACAGTAATTGGCGGATTCCAGCATTGATCGGGATTGCTGTTTTTTCCACCCTGGGGGATTGGATGTATTTTATTCCTGCTTTCTGCCTTCTATTCTATATCTACCGCCGCGACCCTCGGCAGCAGGCGTTTGGAATTGGGTACATTGCGTTTGTAATTGCATTTGCTCAATTCTTCGGCACTCTAGTAAGCGGCGCCGGTATCCAGTCCGCTTTGCTTGGCAGTGGCTATCATCTTGGGATCATGCTCAGCATCCCACTGATCAGGTTATATAATGGTGAGCGGGGCGGAGGCAAATTCAGCAAGTGGATGTTCTATATTTTCTACCCTGCTCACCTGTTCATTTTAGGTTTGATTCTTTACACTTAG
- a CDS encoding ABC-2 transporter permease: MIGLLIKDLYALKKQWRVVFLITIIYLVFSISSENMSMFSTISIVYAIILPMSAMAYDEHCKWDKYALSLPLSRTTIVLSKYVLGIMLNLAAGILVSGVNVAFSYYWGQDIGEAIATALGISGAGLIMLAVMLPVLFKFGVEKARLIMIVIFLVPTLLVLLVPGVEFDLSPQLLSALPYLLPVAIVAVVLLSMLISVKIYTRKEF; this comes from the coding sequence GTGATTGGACTGCTGATCAAAGATCTTTACGCGTTAAAAAAGCAGTGGAGAGTAGTCTTTCTCATCACCATAATCTATCTGGTTTTTTCAATTAGCAGTGAAAATATGAGCATGTTTTCTACCATATCGATTGTGTATGCGATCATTTTACCCATGAGTGCCATGGCTTATGATGAACACTGCAAGTGGGATAAGTACGCTCTGTCCCTGCCCTTGTCCAGAACCACAATTGTACTTAGCAAATATGTGTTGGGGATTATGCTTAATCTTGCAGCAGGAATTTTGGTAAGTGGGGTCAATGTTGCTTTCAGTTATTATTGGGGCCAAGACATTGGCGAAGCGATTGCAACTGCGCTCGGAATCAGTGGAGCCGGTTTAATAATGCTAGCAGTAATGCTGCCCGTACTTTTTAAGTTTGGAGTTGAAAAAGCTCGGCTGATTATGATAGTGATCTTTTTAGTTCCGACACTGCTGGTGCTGCTGGTGCCAGGGGTGGAATTTGATCTATCGCCTCAGCTCTTGTCTGCGCTGCCGTATTTACTGCCGGTCGCGATTGTAGCAGTAGTGCTGTTATCAATGCTGATCTCCGTTAAGATTTATACGAGAAAAGAATTCTAA
- a CDS encoding ABC transporter ATP-binding protein: MSSVIEINGLTKHYDGFTLDKISFSQPQGSIMGFIGENGAGKSTTIKLILNVIHRDEGEIKVFGRDNLTYGAEIKEQIGVVYDESSFPESMTATNINAFMSRIYRNWDHQAYFRYLDQFGLPNNKEIKTFSRGMKMKLSIATALSHRARLLILDEPTSGLDPVVRDEILDIFLEFIQSEDHSIFLSTHITSDIEKIADYITFIHQGRIVFVSDKDELLTRYGVLKCGLDEFEHIDKRLIKGYRKNRFGVEALVEKSNFRGGLIDTATIEDIMLFILRGEKQ, translated from the coding sequence ATGAGCAGTGTTATCGAAATCAACGGCTTAACAAAACATTATGACGGATTTACACTGGATAAGATCAGCTTTTCCCAGCCGCAGGGGAGTATTATGGGTTTTATTGGTGAAAACGGAGCCGGAAAGAGCACTACCATCAAACTGATCCTAAATGTTATTCATCGAGATGAAGGTGAAATCAAAGTTTTCGGGCGAGACAATTTGACTTATGGAGCTGAAATCAAGGAGCAGATTGGTGTGGTTTATGATGAAAGCAGTTTTCCTGAAAGCATGACTGCCACAAACATCAATGCTTTTATGAGCCGTATTTACCGGAATTGGGATCACCAAGCCTACTTCCGCTATCTCGATCAGTTTGGGCTGCCGAATAACAAGGAAATAAAGACTTTTTCCCGGGGCATGAAAATGAAGCTTTCGATTGCGACAGCTTTGTCCCATCGCGCTAGGCTGCTGATCCTTGATGAACCCACAAGTGGACTTGATCCGGTGGTGCGAGATGAGATCTTAGATATCTTTTTGGAATTTATTCAGAGCGAAGACCATTCCATTTTTCTATCCACCCATATTACCAGCGATATTGAAAAGATCGCCGATTATATCACCTTTATTCATCAGGGACGGATAGTTTTTGTGTCTGATAAAGATGAGCTTTTAACCCGCTATGGAGTGCTGAAGTGCGGTTTAGATGAGTTTGAACATATTGATAAGCGGTTAATTAAAGGTTACCGCAAAAATCGCTTTGGTGTTGAGGCGCTCGTAGAGAAATCAAACTTCAGGGGCGGCCTTATCGATACCGCTACAATAGAAGATATTATGCTGTTTATACTGAGGGGGGAAAAACAGTGA
- a CDS encoding GntR family transcriptional regulator: MEIVLSNSSGLPLYEQIASQIKNMIISGELKSGEALPSMRYLAKELRISVITTKRAYEELEREGFITTVQGKGSFVSEKNMEIIREEQLRVAEEHLEVAVRAGKQAGISLEELITVLEMFYREGE, translated from the coding sequence TTGGAGATTGTACTTAGTAATTCCAGCGGTCTGCCTCTGTATGAGCAGATCGCTTCGCAGATTAAAAACATGATTATCTCAGGAGAATTGAAATCCGGTGAAGCGCTGCCATCCATGCGCTATCTGGCGAAAGAACTGCGGATCAGTGTGATTACTACCAAAAGGGCTTATGAAGAGCTGGAGCGGGAAGGATTCATTACTACAGTGCAGGGAAAAGGATCTTTTGTCAGTGAGAAAAACATGGAGATTATTCGAGAAGAACAGCTGCGGGTTGCTGAAGAGCATTTGGAAGTGGCGGTCAGAGCCGGAAAACAGGCAGGGATATCGTTAGAAGAACTAATCACAGTGCTGGAGATGTTTTATAGGGAAGGGGAGTAA
- a CDS encoding zinc ribbon domain-containing protein — protein sequence MFFIGIFGVQSKSERIHTETAVICPVCEAYGRYEIIKSYYYFHFFFIPLWRWNKRYYIQTQCCSRICEIEKTLGEKIEAGESVEIKKEQILCGGSPSTRICPSCSAQAEPYYQYCPHCGTRLSN from the coding sequence ATGTTTTTCATTGGTATCTTCGGAGTGCAGAGTAAAAGCGAAAGGATCCACACTGAAACAGCGGTTATCTGCCCTGTCTGCGAAGCATACGGCCGCTACGAAATAATTAAAAGCTACTACTATTTTCATTTCTTTTTCATCCCGTTATGGCGCTGGAACAAACGCTACTATATCCAAACGCAATGCTGCAGCCGAATCTGCGAGATTGAAAAAACATTAGGTGAAAAAATCGAAGCCGGTGAGTCGGTCGAGATAAAAAAAGAACAGATCCTCTGTGGAGGCTCGCCGTCCACTCGAATCTGTCCCAGCTGTTCGGCTCAAGCCGAACCTTATTATCAATACTGTCCCCATTGTGGAACTCGCCTTAGTAATTAG